One genomic window of Sporosarcina ureae includes the following:
- a CDS encoding DUF3899 domain-containing protein, whose product MKRNIIVFLLSQLVIVISAFSVYGEISLLGYINASFFISGFLLFIGSVVFIIRTGSFDFFMTSTRKVFALKGQREVLDSMRAPSEAMSASPAWFFAAGIPTFILMIVALGVYYL is encoded by the coding sequence ATGAAACGTAATATTATTGTATTTCTACTATCTCAATTAGTGATTGTTATTTCTGCCTTTTCGGTATATGGTGAAATCTCACTACTCGGCTATATCAATGCTTCCTTTTTCATCAGTGGATTTCTACTATTTATCGGTTCGGTGGTATTTATTATTCGTACAGGCTCTTTTGATTTTTTCATGACGAGTACACGAAAGGTCTTTGCTTTGAAAGGCCAGAGGGAAGTGCTAGATTCAATGCGTGCTCCATCCGAGGCGATGTCAGCGAGTCCGGCGTGGTTTTTCGCCGCTGGTATACCCACTTTCATTTTAATGATTGTTGCGCTTGGAGTGTACTATTTATAA
- a CDS encoding YusW family protein, giving the protein MNRLLLTGISVMALSLAACGTDTTDDNVKENSGTTPPVEQPAEPTTEDTNKNSTDGGNTDAVQQTDSATDNMKADMDKLSFKEIQIEVLYSGDKEYEADIEQDENEPIEAKVEDEVNGVYLKNQEAFDDLYPKVKQLDLTKDSTKQEAIDQVLKIFGLDANYEKIEVEIKFNDGSKLDVEERK; this is encoded by the coding sequence ATGAATCGTTTGTTACTAACTGGAATATCTGTCATGGCACTCAGCCTTGCAGCATGCGGGACTGATACGACGGATGACAATGTGAAAGAAAACTCAGGCACAACACCGCCTGTGGAACAACCTGCTGAGCCTACAACTGAAGATACTAACAAAAACTCTACTGATGGAGGTAATACAGACGCTGTGCAACAAACAGATTCTGCAACGGATAATATGAAAGCAGATATGGATAAACTTTCATTTAAAGAAATCCAGATTGAAGTTTTGTACAGTGGTGATAAAGAATACGAAGCGGATATTGAACAAGACGAAAATGAACCAATTGAAGCGAAAGTGGAAGATGAAGTAAATGGTGTATACTTGAAAAATCAAGAAGCATTTGATGATTTATACCCGAAGGTTAAACAACTCGATTTGACGAAAGACAGCACAAAGCAGGAAGCGATTGATCAAGTGCTGAAAATCTTTGGCTTGGATGCAAATTACGAGAAAATTGAAGTAGAAATTAAATTTAATGATGGAAGTAAGTTAGATGTAGAAGAACGTAAATAA
- a CDS encoding catalase — protein MKNQGPVTAKEAIDSIESAVHTESHLRRAHAIGVAFDATFQPTGAAVPWTTAAHLQQREVSAVVRFSHSSTSRNPSERLNPIKGMAVRFQLFDGTFTNLTMANIPIFISKTPDAFIRLVQAFDSRSTWAQRIDALIHDAEYKAFGSILKELQPFRNFESLHYYSIHAYYLRNKDMQKQAVRFEWQPVPQNDDGNVNSSMENELIHKVRLDQSVRFRLLIQFAEHGDAIDDPTIAWPDDRKKIEAGTLTLNSLRVDNAESFIFDPTVTIEGIECSDDPILHFRSTAYAESAKRRGVR, from the coding sequence ATGAAAAATCAAGGTCCCGTAACTGCTAAAGAAGCTATTGATTCTATTGAATCAGCGGTGCATACAGAAAGTCATTTACGACGTGCACATGCAATTGGTGTCGCATTTGACGCGACTTTCCAACCAACCGGGGCTGCCGTACCTTGGACAACAGCTGCCCATTTACAGCAAAGGGAAGTTTCAGCTGTTGTACGTTTTTCTCATAGCTCTACAAGCCGAAATCCAAGCGAACGATTGAATCCAATTAAAGGAATGGCAGTGCGTTTTCAATTATTTGATGGTACATTCACAAATTTGACTATGGCCAATATACCGATTTTTATTAGTAAAACTCCAGATGCCTTTATTCGTTTGGTGCAGGCATTCGATTCTCGTAGTACATGGGCACAACGAATAGATGCATTGATACATGATGCAGAGTACAAAGCATTTGGTTCCATTTTAAAAGAACTACAGCCTTTTCGTAATTTCGAGTCCCTCCATTACTATTCAATCCATGCGTATTATTTGAGAAATAAGGACATGCAAAAACAGGCTGTCCGATTTGAATGGCAACCTGTTCCCCAAAATGATGATGGTAATGTCAACAGCTCAATGGAAAATGAACTTATTCATAAAGTTAGACTAGACCAGTCTGTACGTTTTCGCTTACTTATACAATTCGCCGAACATGGAGATGCAATTGATGACCCAACTATCGCCTGGCCCGATGATCGAAAGAAAATTGAAGCAGGAACCCTAACACTGAACTCTCTTCGTGTAGATAACGCTGAGTCCTTCATCTTTGATCCAACGGTTACTATAGAAGGAATAGAATGCAGTGATGACCCCATACTACATTTCCGATCCACGGCGTACGCTGAATCTGCCAAGCGACGCGGCGTTAGATAA
- a CDS encoding glycosyltransferase family 2 protein, translating to MNAPLITSSFFGFIGYILLVYMLAVIFSYTSMLLIAFIQLGKERKLQKNLSDEGAVDFIYTQPVTIIVPAYNEQEGVLGNIYSLLALQYPQFEILVINDGSVDNTEDIIIEHFNMKPIRKVVNQQLETQPIEAIYQSDMHPNLLLITKVNGGKADALNVGINVSKYPYFCSIDGDSILDSTSLLRVMKPIMESNKEVIATGGTVRIANGYEIQMGQVVREGLPGSAIVIMQIIEYMRAFLMGRMALSKYNMVLIISGAFSVFSKKWVMQVGGYTKNTVGEDMELVVKLHEEISDCKEDKEIVFTPDPVCWTEAPDNFKDLRTQRRRWHQGLAESLWLHKKMAFNPKYGSVGLLSIPYFLFIELLGPVIELAGYAYMVLSLFMGEAYIVFAGILGLLFILYGSLFSMASILLEAWSRNTYPAVKDLVRLVMLSLTEVFWYRPLTLIWRTEGIISALRGKREWGSIQRRGLSEDRE from the coding sequence ATGAACGCACCTCTAATAACGTCGTCGTTTTTTGGGTTTATTGGCTATATACTGCTCGTCTATATGCTAGCTGTTATTTTTTCATATACATCCATGCTACTTATCGCATTTATTCAGTTAGGAAAAGAACGAAAGTTGCAGAAAAATTTATCGGATGAAGGAGCTGTAGATTTTATATATACGCAGCCCGTAACGATAATTGTTCCTGCTTACAATGAGCAAGAAGGTGTGCTTGGGAATATTTATTCGTTGTTGGCATTGCAGTATCCTCAATTTGAGATATTGGTGATCAATGATGGATCTGTAGATAATACGGAAGATATTATAATTGAGCATTTCAATATGAAGCCAATTCGAAAAGTAGTGAATCAACAACTTGAAACGCAACCTATCGAAGCTATCTATCAATCCGATATGCACCCCAATTTACTGTTGATTACGAAAGTGAATGGTGGGAAAGCGGATGCCTTAAATGTAGGAATTAATGTGTCAAAATATCCATATTTCTGTTCAATCGATGGAGATTCCATATTGGATAGTACATCACTGCTGCGTGTAATGAAGCCTATCATGGAATCCAATAAAGAAGTTATTGCGACAGGCGGCACTGTACGGATTGCGAATGGTTATGAAATCCAAATGGGGCAAGTGGTCAGAGAAGGTTTGCCAGGCTCGGCTATCGTAATAATGCAAATTATAGAGTATATGCGTGCGTTTCTTATGGGACGAATGGCGCTTAGCAAATACAATATGGTGCTAATCATATCCGGAGCATTCAGTGTCTTTTCAAAAAAATGGGTAATGCAAGTAGGCGGATATACGAAGAATACAGTTGGAGAGGACATGGAACTAGTAGTTAAGCTACATGAAGAAATATCGGATTGTAAAGAAGATAAAGAAATTGTTTTTACACCAGATCCGGTTTGTTGGACAGAAGCTCCTGATAACTTCAAAGATCTACGTACTCAGCGTCGACGTTGGCATCAAGGACTGGCCGAAAGCCTCTGGTTACATAAGAAAATGGCATTTAATCCTAAGTATGGTTCGGTAGGGCTGCTATCAATTCCTTATTTCTTGTTCATTGAATTGCTCGGACCCGTAATAGAATTGGCTGGCTATGCTTATATGGTCTTGTCTCTATTTATGGGGGAAGCGTATATAGTCTTCGCTGGAATTCTTGGTTTATTATTTATTTTATATGGATCATTGTTTTCGATGGCATCCATTTTATTGGAGGCATGGAGTCGTAATACATATCCCGCAGTGAAGGATTTAGTTCGTCTAGTGATGTTGTCACTAACCGAAGTATTTTGGTACAGGCCACTAACCTTAATTTGGCGCACAGAGGGGATTATTAGTGCTTTGCGCGGAAAACGTGAGTGGGGAAGCATTCAACGTAGAGGATTGTCAGAAGATCGTGAATGA
- a CDS encoding HEAT repeat domain-containing protein: MDKILISLLLVIVVLLIILFALFFLLVFYRMQEVKKKEKVIKYIEDRQVDWYEYLLEEDMSLEGLKPHGNLELEAIDELFFRVNYHISSDEIKEKVNAFAAVYMSDYYKGKLASRSRELRINTLNKISLFHLRFMLDPVSALLEKKKKHSKTELLLMYEIIGKFSRTDFVAHFIAPKVPLGEFDYKKLLMGLDEEQINLLAEDFDVLPELLQLTMIEIIGVHHYLDWLPLLHKCLDSSDQEMRIRALKSIAELEVADSLELYEPFSHSTIWEERLMTAKIFRFAPTDEALPILKHLIKDPTYQVRAQAAKSIKSLKNGHQALYSVITMSSDEFAVDVAEEMFGKEY, from the coding sequence ATGGATAAGATATTAATATCATTGTTATTAGTCATCGTAGTGTTGTTGATTATACTATTCGCTTTGTTCTTTTTACTTGTGTTTTATAGAATGCAAGAAGTGAAAAAAAAAGAGAAGGTTATAAAGTATATTGAAGATCGTCAAGTCGACTGGTATGAATATTTACTAGAAGAAGATATGTCACTTGAAGGGCTTAAACCCCATGGGAATCTAGAACTCGAAGCGATTGATGAATTGTTTTTTCGCGTTAACTACCACATCTCTTCAGATGAAATTAAAGAAAAGGTAAATGCTTTTGCCGCTGTATATATGAGTGATTACTATAAGGGAAAACTTGCTAGTCGGAGTAGGGAATTGCGTATTAATACACTCAATAAAATCAGCTTATTTCACTTGCGATTTATGCTGGATCCGGTTTCCGCGCTGTTGGAAAAGAAGAAAAAACATTCGAAAACTGAATTATTATTAATGTATGAGATTATAGGAAAGTTTTCTCGTACTGATTTCGTAGCACACTTCATCGCGCCGAAAGTTCCGCTAGGTGAATTTGATTATAAAAAATTGTTGATGGGGCTAGATGAAGAACAGATTAATTTACTAGCTGAAGACTTCGATGTTTTGCCTGAATTGCTTCAGCTGACGATGATCGAAATTATAGGTGTTCATCATTACCTTGATTGGCTTCCTTTATTGCATAAGTGTTTGGATAGTTCGGATCAAGAAATGCGAATTAGGGCATTAAAAAGTATTGCTGAACTAGAAGTAGCGGACTCGCTTGAGTTATATGAGCCATTCTCCCATTCAACTATCTGGGAAGAACGCCTGATGACAGCTAAGATTTTCCGTTTTGCACCGACAGATGAAGCATTGCCTATACTTAAACACTTGATCAAAGATCCTACTTATCAAGTTCGTGCACAAGCCGCAAAATCGATTAAATCTTTAAAAAATGGTCATCAAGCACTTTACTCTGTAATAACCATGTCATCTGACGAGTTTGCGGTCGATGTAGCGGAAGAGATGTTCGGAAAGGAGTACTAA
- a CDS encoding response regulator, whose product MKINKNELNMLDASLFHQLFHWQMANTKRFRQVFTIVFVKSPESPEIKQILLEQMRTSDLLFSFPTGEPDIILMVNTGEDEADVFIERLRRTESTRSYRVGVSVIEIRNGDATLEDVLQVGNDSVNRALQLPGGTPYVKDRTFRTLERQCVRVSIIDNDPVITMIIQKLVERISIKQLDLDIQVFHDGQYFIESKWYQSSHTHLVIMNDILPRKNGLEVLYTLRELPNTQKYHVFMMTKRKSEAEMIYAYQNGVDEYITKPFNPKLFESQIKKVLRRIYYG is encoded by the coding sequence ATGAAAATAAATAAAAATGAACTGAATATGCTGGATGCTTCTCTCTTTCATCAACTCTTTCATTGGCAGATGGCGAATACGAAACGTTTCCGTCAAGTGTTCACCATAGTCTTTGTCAAAAGTCCTGAAAGTCCAGAAATTAAGCAAATTCTTCTAGAGCAGATGCGTACTTCAGATTTATTGTTCAGTTTCCCGACCGGTGAACCGGATATCATTTTAATGGTGAATACCGGCGAAGATGAAGCAGATGTCTTTATTGAGAGATTGCGCCGTACTGAATCGACTCGCTCTTACCGAGTAGGCGTTTCGGTAATTGAAATTCGTAATGGAGATGCAACGCTTGAAGATGTACTACAAGTGGGAAATGATTCAGTAAACCGTGCATTACAATTACCAGGTGGTACGCCTTATGTAAAAGATCGCACCTTTAGAACATTAGAGCGACAATGTGTGCGAGTGAGTATTATTGACAATGACCCCGTTATCACGATGATTATACAAAAACTGGTGGAGCGTATTTCCATAAAACAACTGGATCTGGATATCCAAGTATTCCATGATGGACAATATTTCATTGAATCCAAATGGTACCAGTCTTCCCACACACATTTAGTTATTATGAATGACATTCTTCCGAGAAAGAATGGATTAGAAGTATTATATACATTACGCGAATTGCCGAATACGCAGAAATATCATGTCTTTATGATGACCAAGAGAAAAAGTGAAGCGGAAATGATTTACGCCTATCAAAACGGTGTTGATGAATATATAACGAAACCATTTAATCCAAAGTTATTTGAATCACAAATTAAGAAAGTATTGAGACGGATTTATTATGGATAA
- a CDS encoding purine-cytosine permease family protein — MTTEEERALNTIEEDETEKDYSLDRVPLEDRNKSWLSITNITFGIATAIFYFQMGSVMALQFGAPNAIVSAIYAIIVAGLLGTVIAYLSAKSGMNVNLLSRGGGFGYIGSSLTSLIYASNFIMYCAFEGLILVSAVHYFTPDFPKWILIIIFGTLVIPLNWFGIEQLDKLQKWSMPIFMVFLFTAIILSFIKPAVYTGPVFSYMPEGVQFGGTALLFCIGMHNGIMGLTALLASDYARFLKPSDRKFGSIAIGFIPQIFCYGVMGGLGIWFGVRFLEKDPGVYIVLLLGIGGALFTMLTQLRINVTNIYSSSLSLSNFFENVFRFTPGRRFWVVISAVSAILLMLGGIVDHLDTVMTFQGVFLFSWAAILVTDAVVVKKWLKIGPTYYVARQEYLYKWNPVGVASLLIASTFGSIAAAGYLGIFLQSTAAFIAAILAAVLTVVIALYTKGKYYLVREPNDITADDKLG, encoded by the coding sequence ATGACAACAGAAGAAGAAAGAGCACTGAATACTATAGAAGAAGATGAAACAGAAAAAGATTATTCCTTAGATCGTGTTCCTTTGGAAGATCGCAATAAGAGTTGGCTGAGTATTACCAATATCACGTTCGGCATCGCGACTGCCATTTTTTATTTTCAAATGGGCAGTGTCATGGCTTTGCAATTCGGTGCACCAAACGCTATCGTTTCGGCTATCTATGCTATCATCGTCGCCGGTTTGCTTGGTACTGTCATTGCATATCTATCCGCTAAATCCGGCATGAACGTTAACCTTTTATCACGTGGTGGGGGATTTGGCTATATCGGATCATCGCTAACTTCATTAATTTACGCTTCGAACTTCATTATGTATTGCGCGTTTGAAGGGTTAATCCTCGTTTCAGCTGTTCATTATTTCACGCCTGACTTTCCTAAATGGATTTTAATTATCATCTTTGGCACACTTGTTATTCCATTGAATTGGTTCGGAATTGAGCAGTTGGACAAACTTCAAAAATGGTCTATGCCAATATTTATGGTATTCCTTTTCACAGCCATTATATTATCGTTCATCAAACCGGCTGTTTACACAGGGCCCGTATTCTCTTATATGCCCGAAGGCGTTCAATTTGGGGGAACTGCACTATTGTTCTGTATCGGGATGCACAATGGAATTATGGGATTAACGGCTTTACTCGCATCAGACTATGCACGTTTCCTAAAGCCATCCGATAGAAAGTTCGGTTCGATTGCAATCGGTTTCATCCCGCAGATTTTTTGTTACGGAGTAATGGGTGGACTTGGTATTTGGTTCGGTGTGCGATTCTTGGAAAAAGATCCAGGCGTATATATCGTACTGTTGCTAGGCATTGGTGGTGCATTATTTACGATGCTGACACAATTGCGAATTAATGTCACCAATATCTACAGCAGTTCTTTATCACTATCAAATTTTTTCGAGAATGTATTCCGCTTCACGCCAGGACGTAGATTCTGGGTAGTAATCTCAGCTGTAAGTGCTATTTTATTAATGCTTGGTGGTATTGTCGATCACTTAGATACGGTCATGACATTCCAAGGTGTGTTCTTATTTTCTTGGGCTGCTATTCTCGTGACAGATGCAGTAGTCGTCAAGAAGTGGCTAAAAATTGGCCCCACCTATTACGTTGCAAGACAAGAGTATTTATATAAATGGAATCCCGTTGGTGTTGCATCGCTACTTATAGCAAGCACATTCGGCTCTATCGCCGCGGCTGGTTATTTAGGCATATTCCTACAATCTACAGCTGCATTTATCGCTGCCATATTGGCTGCTGTCTTGACAGTAGTTATCGCTCTGTATACAAAAGGTAAATATTATTTAGTACGAGAACCAAATGATATTACAGCAGACGATAAACTAGGGTAA
- a CDS encoding flavin reductase family protein, whose translation MKKEEQQNLFKEIMGNYPTGVTVVTAVTEDGTPVGLTVNSFASVSLDPMLLLWSIDHRVSSIKAFTEGGKFAVHVLAGNQQELCNTFASRVEDRFSTCKWEMSDNGLPIIEDAFGVFECKTFQTIEAGDHTIIIGEVIDLKVEKDKDPMLYHRRVFGSVPPVFYQQDDKA comes from the coding sequence ATGAAAAAAGAAGAACAACAGAATTTATTCAAAGAAATTATGGGGAATTATCCAACTGGTGTAACAGTGGTGACTGCAGTAACCGAAGATGGCACACCAGTTGGACTGACAGTAAACTCGTTTGCCTCTGTATCCTTGGATCCGATGCTTCTCTTATGGTCTATTGATCATAGAGTTTCTTCTATTAAAGCATTCACAGAAGGAGGTAAATTTGCTGTACACGTACTTGCTGGAAACCAACAGGAGCTTTGTAATACATTTGCAAGCCGTGTAGAAGATCGTTTCTCCACATGTAAATGGGAAATGTCAGATAATGGGTTACCGATTATCGAGGATGCATTCGGTGTATTCGAATGTAAAACATTCCAAACCATTGAAGCTGGAGATCACACCATTATTATAGGCGAAGTAATCGATCTAAAAGTTGAGAAAGATAAAGATCCTATGTTATATCACCGTAGAGTATTTGGATCTGTGCCGCCAGTTTTCTATCAACAAGATGACAAAGCGTGA
- a CDS encoding gluconate 2-dehydrogenase subunit 3 family protein, giving the protein MTEPRQPEDTQKGISRRNFMKNTGLLAGGLVGGSLFGGLLTNQLQKPSAPADMGKEDTHLLEARTFFSNAEDFLILSAATERLFPKDDLGPGAIELGVPYFIDRQLAGEWGMNGKEYMKGPFLQTGAVDPYESQADTTQDQGPNAETQVPTPAFRYQTPMTRGDIFMEGVHALEQTAQEKFEMNFRKLEPEQQDEILQMFDSGKAKMNGVASTTFFNLLLQTTIEGAYADPVYGGNRNMEGWRMKEFPGPRMSYTADIEKEDFIVMKPESLRNYQGH; this is encoded by the coding sequence GTGACAGAACCTAGACAACCTGAAGACACGCAAAAAGGAATAAGTCGTAGGAATTTCATGAAAAATACCGGCCTATTAGCTGGAGGTCTAGTTGGTGGATCATTATTCGGCGGATTATTGACTAACCAGCTCCAAAAACCAAGCGCCCCTGCAGACATGGGAAAAGAGGATACTCACTTATTGGAGGCCCGTACATTCTTTAGTAATGCTGAAGATTTTCTAATACTTTCCGCTGCTACTGAAAGGCTATTCCCTAAAGATGATCTAGGGCCAGGCGCTATTGAACTAGGTGTCCCCTATTTTATCGATAGACAACTTGCCGGAGAATGGGGAATGAACGGAAAAGAATATATGAAAGGGCCTTTTTTGCAAACAGGTGCGGTAGATCCATATGAAAGCCAAGCAGATACGACACAAGATCAAGGTCCAAATGCTGAAACGCAAGTACCTACGCCAGCCTTCAGATATCAAACTCCTATGACAAGAGGTGATATTTTCATGGAAGGTGTACATGCACTGGAACAAACAGCTCAAGAGAAATTCGAAATGAACTTCCGCAAGTTGGAGCCCGAACAGCAAGACGAGATCTTGCAGATGTTCGATAGCGGAAAAGCGAAGATGAACGGTGTCGCTTCGACGACATTCTTTAATCTATTATTACAAACAACCATTGAAGGTGCTTATGCCGATCCAGTCTATGGCGGGAACCGTAATATGGAAGGCTGGAGGATGAAGGAATTCCCTGGTCCACGTATGAGCTATACAGCAGATATTGAAAAAGAAGACTTCATCGTAATGAAACCTGAGAGCTTACGGAATTACCAAGGTCACTAA